The nucleotide window ACCTGCCGGGTGGAGTCGGGCGGGTAGGTGTAGATTCTGACCAGCTGCTGAGTGCCGGGGTCCAGCACTTCGGTTTGGTTGTACTGCACCTGTCGCCGGTCGTACTGCTCGGCAGTAGCCCCGGGCGCGCTCACCTGACTCACGTTTTCACTTACGCGCTGCAGCAGGGCCCGGGTGGTGTCGTCCAGGGTCAGGTTGGGCGAGTTGTCGGGGTTGTCGGCTTCGCGGTAATAGTTGGCGTGCACGCTCAGCTTACCCACTTCCTGGTAGTGGCTCAGGTGGTAGAGCGAGCGGGCATAGTTGAAATCGGAATACTCGAAGTCGACCTTAATGCGGGAGTTGCGGGTAATCAGGTGCTGGGGCGAAAACGTTACCTCGGCCTGGTTGTAGTCGATGACGTAGTCGAAATCAAAGCCCCGGGTCATCAGGCGGCCGTCGAGGTACACCCGCTCGGAGTTGGCCAGCACGATGATGAACTGCTCGCCGTTGGGGCCACGCAGGCGGTACGGCCCCTGCACGTTCTCGATGGGCGCAATGTCGATGGAGGCAAACTTGCCCTTGGCCACGCCCGCTGCCACCGTGGTCGTGCTGCGGTAGCCGGGCTTGGTGGTCAGGTTAGCTTCGATGGCGGCGCCCTGCACATTCTTGTAGAAGCGCAGGAAGTAGTCGGGCTTGTTGCGCAGCACCACGTCGCCGGCCGTTAGGTTCCAGCGCGGATGAGTCAGGGTGATATAAATCCGGTCGAATTCCTGGAGCTGCTGGGTGTTGCCTTCGGGCTGAAACGGCACGCTCTGGTCACTGATGGCGGCCGTAAGCGTGATGTCGTCGGTGAGCTTGCCGTCGAGCTGCAGGTTGAGCGAGGAGTTGACAAATACGTTCTGGGTGTTGCCAAAGGAAATGCCGCGCGACAAATTACCGGTCTTGTTGATGCCCGGTGTGCTAAGAATCTGCTCCTTGACGGCAAAATCCTGCATCCCGAACGGGCGTCGTCCGAAGCCCACGCTGTCCATCAGAGAACGGGGCCGCCGGTAGCGGGGCCGGCCAGCTGCAGCGGCAGCACCCGGTAGCACACCAGCACCGAGTCGGCCACGGGGCTTGGTATGGCACCGGTGGAATCAGGAGCGGCGGCCGGCGCCGGGCGCACTATCCGGTAGCGGCCGGTGCGGGTGTCGTAGTCCACGGAGCGGCCCAGGACGCTCACGGAAGAAGGCACAATGGTCACCGAATCCGTCAGCGTAAAGCTGGTTGTGTCGCGGCCCGGGGTGAGGCGCACCCAGCGGCAGCGCCGCGATGATGGCACGTCCCGTTGTTGCTGGGCCTGGGCCGCCTGTACGCCCAGCAGCCCTCCGAGCACCAACAGGCAAATGCGCAGGAATTGAAGCGTATTGCTGCTGATCATTCGGTACTGGCAACGGGTTAATTCTCGGCGGGTAGTAATGCGGCTCAACAACGCGCAACGGCAGCCATTTCGTGCCAGCCGCCAGGAGAACTTGGGGTTAGAACTCCCGGAACAAGGCGGTTCTTCTTGTACCGGCTCCAGAACTTAGGCGGCCGGCGCTTGCAAAGCTACGCTGGAGCCAGCGGCAGCTCAATACAGAACGTGGTACCGATGCCTTCCTGCGTTTCAAACCAGATTTTGCCGCCCGCGCTTTCAATCCCGCGCCGGGCCACGGCCAGCCCGATGCCCGAGCCGGATTCCTTGGTCGTAAAGTTCGGCACAAACACTTTGTCGCGCACGTTCTCCGGAATCCCGGCCCCGTTGTCCTGAATACACACCCGTACCCGGTCCTCTTCCACGATTTCGAGCTGGGCCTGAATCAAGGGCTTGCGCGACTCGGGCACGGCCTGCAGGGCATTGATGAGCAGGTTATTAAAGGTGCGCACCAGCAGATTCTCGTCGGCAAACACCACGTACTGCCCGTCTTCGGCCTCCGACGTCAGTTTCAGGTCAATTTTGCCGCCCCGGGCTCCCCCTGGTGCAGGCCTACGCAGCGGCGCAGAATGGAAGCCACGTCGAGCCGCTCGGGGCGCATGGCGGGCAGGTTGGTGAAGTTGCTGAACGAGGTGGCAATGTCGCTGAGCACGTCGACCTGGGTAATCAGGGTCTGGGAAATCCGGCTAATCAGCTCCTCGGCGTTGGGCCGTTTTTCGGCAATGGCCTTCTGCAGAAACTGAAGGCTCAGCTTCATCGGCGTCAGCGGGTTCTTGATTTCGTGGGCTACCTGCCGGGCCATTTCGCGCCAGGCGGCCTCTTTTTCCTGGGTGGCCAGCTCCTGCTTGCTTTCCTCCAGCTTGAGCAGCATGGCGTTATACTCGCGCACCAGCAGCCCGATTTCGTCTGACGACTCGTAGGCCAGCATCTCGTTCTGCCCGGTCAGGGTGGTATGCCGCAGCTTCTCGGTCAGCACCTTCAGCGGCGAAGTCAGCATCCGGGAGGCAATAAAAGTCAGCACTAGGAACAGGATGAACATCACGGTGAAGATGTTCAGAATGGTCGAAATCAGCTCGATGAGCTTGTTGTCCAGCTCTTTTTCCGAGTCGAAAAACGGAATGCCCACGTAGCCCACCACCACGTTGGCCCGCTCCGGCCCGATAACCGTGCGCAACGGCAGGTACAGCGAGTTGAAGGACAGGGAGCCGGCCCGCTCGGTAAGCAGCACCCGGGGCTGAGCCTGTTCGGCCAAGGCAGCGGCGGCCTGCGGATTCATCAAAGGGCTCAGCAGGCCCGTCTCGAAGATGAGGGGCTGGCTGCTTACCAGCAGCACGCCCTGGGCATCGTAGAGGTTCAGGTCGGTTTCGGTCAGGCTCGACACGTTTTCGGCCAGATCCACCAGGGCTGTACGGCTGGCAGTGTCGGCCAGTACGCCGCGGTTTTTGAGCAGATTTTCCTGCACCGTTCGCCCCCGCCGCTCATAGGTGCGCAGCAAGTCGCGCTTGTAGGAGTTGGTCACCTGGCTGGCCGTGGCAATACTTACTACCACCAGGGGCACGAGAATGCCAAAGTTGAGAAACAGCTGAATCTTGGTGCTGAAGTTGGTGCGGAAAGCCTCGAAGTATCGGCCCCGGGCCAGCATGTAACCCCGATACACACCAGGGAGAAAAAGGTGTGCAGCAAAAACAAGAAGGAGAAGTTGGCCAGCCAGTCGGCTACGGAGTACGTTGCCGTGGTGACTACCGCCGTGCGGTTCTGGGGGCCGCGCACGGCCAGGTGGTGAAACCCCTTGACTGACAACCCGGAGCTGTACAGACGCGGGTCGAGCAGTTGCTGGGCCGAGAGTTGGTTGACGTAGTCGAAGTCGCCCTCATTGTACACCAGACGGCCATTTTCGTAGCCTGCGTAGCTGAGCTCTGGCCCCAGGCTGGGCTGGAAGAACTTCTGGTCAACCAGCAGCTCCGGCACCACGCTGTAGGCCGCCAGCTTTTTCAAGGACAGCTCTAGCAGCACGCTGCTATTGCCCCGCGCGGGCTCGGCACGGCCACAAAGGCCACGTAGCGCCGGGTACTAAACGAGTTGGGGTTGCGAATGAGGTAGACGTCGGGCTGGTCGGTAGCTACGGCCGCGCGCAGCAGCTGCCGGCGCATCGCACCCAGTTGAACTGTCGACTTGGGCTCCTGAATCGGCTTGCCGGATGGGTCGAACAGAGTTACTTTCACCTCGTACTTGTCGAAATAGTCGCGCAGGTAGTACTTGACAATCTTCTGCCGCACCACGTCCTGATTGCTAAACGGGCTGGCCAGCATGGCCCGAATCAGCGGGTCGGCGGCCATTTCGCGGGTACGCTCGGCCAGCAGGTATTCCCCTTGCAGGTCATTATCTACCAGCAGGTTCCCGGCAATCTTCTGTTTGGTCAGCACCAATTGCCGGTCGAAATGCTCGTACAACGCCAGCGCCCCAACGGCCGAGCTGATACCCAGCATCAGAAAGATGAACAGATACACCTGATAGGGCACGATGGAGGCAATCTGCTTGAGCCCGGTGATGCGTACCACCAGGAAAAACAGCAGCGTGAGGCCCAGCAGAATGGCCGTCGACTGGCCCAGCGCTACACCCGTAGGCAGGAACAGTAAAGTGGAAACCGCCAGTAAAGCAGCGCCCAGCCGGCGGGTAGAGGGCCGGCCAATGGCAATGAAAAGCTGGGACAGGATATAAAACCCAACCAAATAGCTACCCGTGTGCAGCACGATGGCCAGGCCCAGCAGCAGCTTAAAATTCGAAACCTGAATATTCTGGGTGATATCCAGTACCAGTTGGGAGTTATTGAAACTATTGGCGTAAAACCGGAACAATAGCTCCAGTAGCCCCAGAAAGCCATAACTATTACGGCCCCGCTGACCACCCGCCCCCAAAAGTTCTGAATGTGGCGCAGCTGCCGCACCATACCGTAGCGCCGAAACAGCAGCAGCAGGTAATATGCCGTCAGGGTGAGCAGCAGGGCATTGATGAGCAGGTCGCCCAGGGAGGGGGAAAGCCAGGACGCGGCATACAGGCGCGGGTCGAAGAGCGGCAGTTCCACAATGGAAAAAGGCAGGCCCAGATAAAGCAATACCGCCCGATAAGCCGCCAGCGGCACCACGATACTGGCGGTACCGGCCAGAATACGACCCTGGCCCAGAAGGCGCCTGGCCAAGACCAGCCAGCCCACAATGTAAAGCCCTGTGCCTAGCCCCAGAAAGGCGAGCAGCAGGTATTTGCCCGTTATGGGGTTGCTCTGCAAGCTCTCCACCGAGCACAGATACTTGCCTTCCTGGGAACGAAGCCACGGCAGGCGGGAACCCGGCATGTTGGGCATAATCCGCACGTTGAGCCCGCGAAACAGAGCCTTTTCCGACCCTTCCCGCAAATATCGGTTGCTTATACCGTAGCGCTTTTCCAGCGGAATATACGTCAGCACTACGTAGGGGCCCGCCGTTTGCCGGAACGCCAGATAGTAGCCAAACTTCATTTCCACCAGCTTCTCGCGGAACGGCTGGCCTACATTCTCGGGCTCGGGCCGGGTGGTATGGTCCGACCAGTACAGGAGCTTCTCGCCGCGGAAGACAAAGCAGGGGTAGGTAGTACGGCCGACCAAAGTGCCAAAGTTGAGCTCCCCGCTCAGCAGGCGCCGGGCCACATCCGTGCCTTCGCGCTGAGCGACCTGCTCGGCCCCTTCCACCAGGTTTTGCAGGCGCACCACGTCGGTGTGCAGCAATACGCCGGAAGCGCGCGTCCCGTACTGGTTGCTCAGGAAGGCCCCACAAAGCAGAGAGTGGCCACCAGCAGCACGACAAAGGGTGAAAAACGGGACGACTTCAACAGCAGAGGTAATACGTAATGGCTACAACAGAGAAATTTTGGAACCGGGGCCCAACAAAAATGCCGCCAAAGGGCGGCATTTCCTATTCGTAGAAGTTTGCAAACCAGCCTATCAGACGGAGGTCCGGAGGCGTATGCCACCAAAAAAGCACAGCATCACCACCTGACTTAGCGAAACAACAGTGTGAGCAAAACACGGTTTCGTTTTCTAGCTGTTGCATACTGCCAAACCGGAAAGAGTCAGGCGGCTTCAGGCCTTACTTCTTTTTCTTGTGGCTGTTGCGGTACCAGAAGTAACCTACCGTGCCAATCAGCAGGTAAGGAATGGCCATCAGGTACACGATGCCCTTATTCAGGCCCGAGGTATCGTATGAGTCCTTCTCGGTGCGGGCAGCTTCCACCTGTGTTTTACACATGGTGCACTGTGCTTGTGCGCCCAGTGGGGCCACGCTCAACAGCACGGCTAGCATCAGGGCAAATAATCCAGCTCCTATCTTTTTCATCTATTTGAAAACCTACTGCGTGAGAAAAAGTTGCCTGCGAATCAGGTATAGTACGGCGAAATCATGAAGTACACGATTACGCCCGTAATCGAAACGTACAGCCAGATGGGAAAGGTCCAGCGGGCAATGCGCCGGTGCTTGGCAAACTGCTCCGTCAGGGCGAAGTACAGCGTGAACAGCACCAAACCTACCGTTACGGCTGCCAGTAGAATATGGGTCAGCAGGATAAAGTAGTAGATGCCGCGAATCAGTCCCTTCCCCCAAAGACAGTGGAGTCTACCTGGGAATGGTATACCACGTAGGAAACCAGGAACAGGGCACCCAGCACGAAGGCCGTGCCCATCATCGCCCGGTGTTTCAGTACCTGTTTCTGCCGGATAAAGTAGAAACCCAGCAGCAGGCATACTGCGGTCAGGGAATTGAGCACCGCATTTACGGCCGGCAGAAATTTTACCTGGGCACCGGCAATATGAAATGACTTGGAGTAGAAATGCAGAATGGCTACTACCACTGGTATAGCCACTCCAAGGGTAATCATGATGGCCTTGATCCGGGCGTTGTTCCCTGGATTAACGACCGGACTTGTCGTGGTCATAATTGTACAGCAAAACGCTGAT belongs to Hymenobacter cellulosilyticus and includes:
- a CDS encoding histidine kinase dimerization/phospho-acceptor domain-containing protein, which gives rise to MYRGYMLARGRYFEAFRTNFSTKIQLFLNFGILVPLVVVSIATASQVTNSYKRDLLRTYERRGRTVQENLLKNRGVLADTASRTALVDLAENVSSLTETDLNLYDAQGVLLVSSQPLIFETGLLSPLMNPQAAAALAEQAQPRVLLTERAGSLSFNSLYLPLRTVIGPERANVVVGYVGIPFFDSEKELDNKLIELISTILNIFTVMFILFLVLTFIASRMLTSPLKVLTEKLRHTTLTGQNEMLAYESSDEIGLLVREYNAMLLKLEESKQELATQEKEAAWREMARQVAHEIKNPLTPMKLSLQFLQKAIAEKRPNAEELISRISQTLITQVDVLSDIATSFSNFTNLPAMRPERLDVASILRRCVGLHQGEPGAAKLT
- a CDS encoding ATP-binding protein, with the translated sequence MVFADENLLVRTFNNLLINALQAVPESRKPLIQAQLEIVEEDRVRVCIQDNGAGIPENVRDKVFVPNFTTKESGSGIGLAVARRGIESAGGKIWFETQEGIGTTFCIELPLAPA